In Collimonas arenae, a single genomic region encodes these proteins:
- the miaB gene encoding tRNA (N6-isopentenyl adenosine(37)-C2)-methylthiotransferase MiaB produces MQKKVFIKTFGCQMNEYDSDKMADVLNASDGLVKTDRPEDADVILLNTCSVREKAQEKVFSDLGRLRELKRLNPDLLIGVGGCVASQEGAAIVKRAPYVDMVFGPQTLHRLPEMISQRRTTGNAQVDISFPEIEKFDHMPPAKVDGATAFVSIMEGCSKYCSYCVVPYTRGEEVSRRFEDVLTEVAGLAEQGVKEITLLGQNVNAFRGEMADGEIADFALLIEYIAEIPGIERIRFVTSHPKEFTQRLIDTYAKVPKLVDHLYLPAQHGSDRILSAMKRGYTVLEYKSVIRRLRQVRPNITISSDFIIGFPGETDADFEALMKLITDIGYDNSFSFIFSPRPGTPAANLQDDTPHEVKLKRLQHLQSVVEQNMSKISAAMVGTVQRILVEGPSKKNPDELQGRTENNRVVNFNAGPNGARLIGQLADVTITESLVYTLRGEIVVAE; encoded by the coding sequence ATGCAAAAGAAAGTATTCATCAAGACCTTCGGCTGTCAGATGAACGAGTACGACTCGGACAAGATGGCCGATGTGCTGAACGCTTCCGACGGACTGGTCAAGACAGATCGCCCGGAGGATGCCGACGTGATCTTGCTCAATACCTGTTCGGTGCGCGAAAAAGCGCAAGAGAAAGTGTTTTCCGACCTCGGCCGCCTGCGCGAGCTGAAGCGTCTCAATCCCGATCTGCTGATCGGCGTCGGTGGCTGCGTGGCGTCGCAAGAGGGTGCGGCGATCGTCAAGCGCGCACCGTACGTCGATATGGTGTTCGGCCCGCAGACCCTGCACCGGCTGCCGGAGATGATCAGCCAGCGCCGCACTACCGGCAACGCACAGGTTGACATCAGCTTCCCTGAAATCGAAAAATTCGATCACATGCCGCCGGCCAAGGTCGACGGCGCGACCGCGTTCGTGTCGATCATGGAGGGTTGCAGCAAATATTGCAGTTATTGCGTGGTGCCTTACACCCGCGGCGAAGAAGTCTCGCGCCGTTTTGAGGATGTGCTGACTGAAGTGGCCGGGTTGGCCGAGCAAGGCGTCAAAGAAATCACGCTGCTGGGCCAGAACGTCAATGCCTTCCGCGGCGAGATGGCGGACGGCGAGATTGCCGACTTTGCCTTGTTGATCGAATACATCGCCGAGATTCCAGGCATCGAACGGATCCGCTTTGTCACCAGCCATCCGAAGGAATTCACACAGCGTCTGATCGATACCTACGCTAAGGTGCCGAAGCTGGTAGATCATTTGTACCTGCCGGCGCAACACGGTTCCGACCGTATCCTGTCGGCCATGAAGCGCGGCTATACCGTGCTGGAATACAAATCGGTGATCCGGCGCTTGCGCCAGGTGCGCCCGAACATCACGATTTCGAGCGATTTCATCATTGGCTTCCCAGGCGAGACCGATGCCGATTTCGAGGCATTGATGAAGCTGATTACCGATATCGGCTACGACAACAGTTTCAGCTTCATTTTCAGCCCGCGTCCTGGCACGCCTGCGGCCAATCTGCAAGACGATACGCCACATGAGGTCAAGCTGAAACGCTTGCAGCACTTGCAATCGGTTGTTGAACAGAACATGAGCAAGATCAGTGCAGCAATGGTCGGCACTGTACAGCGCATCCTGGTCGAAGGCCCTTCCAAGAAAAATCCGGATGAGCTGCAAGGCCGCACCGAGAATAACCGGGTGGTCAATTTCAATGCAGGGCCAAACGGCGCGCGCCTGATCGGCCAGCTAGCCGACGTCACGATTACAGAAAGCCTGGTCTATACCTTGCGCGGCGAAATCGTCGTGGCAGAATAG
- a CDS encoding PhoH family protein yields the protein MKTKTPTQPHYFIPQPLDNTRLAHLCGPLDENLRQISAALDVSIFRRGDKFIAAGSNAERAVEILDQFYAVANKVVSVDEIQLALVEQRAKLGIGKKIKSAKSNGKAGADTDEEANADPADAELTETDIESPVLKTRRSDLRGRTPHQSQYIRSILEHDVTLGIGPAGTGKTYLAVACAVDALERDAVKRIVLTRPAVEAGERLGFLPGDLAQKVDPYLRPLYDALYDLLGFDRTQKMFEKQAIEIAPLAYMRGRTLNHAFIILDEAQNTTPEQMKMFLTRIGFGSKAVVTGDVTQIDLQRGQKSGLIDAMNILKDVRGIAFTRFNSSDVVRHPLVARIVDAYESAAQATPVASTHGVIEAAAPAPVKPAKPVQTGITKTARSRHAVKK from the coding sequence TTGAAAACTAAAACTCCTACCCAGCCGCATTATTTCATCCCGCAGCCGCTCGACAATACGCGGCTGGCGCACCTGTGCGGACCGCTGGATGAAAACCTGCGTCAGATTTCCGCTGCGCTGGATGTCTCGATTTTCCGCCGTGGCGACAAGTTCATCGCAGCTGGCAGCAACGCCGAGCGCGCCGTGGAAATCCTCGACCAGTTCTACGCCGTCGCCAACAAAGTGGTTTCAGTTGACGAGATCCAGTTGGCGCTGGTTGAGCAACGCGCCAAGCTGGGTATAGGGAAGAAAATCAAATCCGCCAAGAGCAACGGCAAGGCTGGCGCGGATACGGATGAAGAGGCGAATGCCGATCCGGCAGATGCCGAGCTGACCGAAACCGATATCGAAAGTCCGGTCCTGAAGACTCGCCGCAGCGATCTGCGCGGCCGCACTCCGCATCAAAGCCAATACATCCGTTCGATCCTGGAACATGACGTCACACTCGGTATCGGTCCGGCCGGCACCGGCAAGACCTATCTGGCGGTGGCCTGCGCCGTCGACGCGCTGGAACGCGATGCCGTCAAGCGCATCGTGCTGACGCGGCCGGCGGTCGAGGCTGGCGAACGCCTGGGCTTCCTGCCGGGTGATCTGGCCCAAAAGGTCGATCCTTACCTGCGCCCGCTGTATGACGCACTCTACGATTTACTCGGCTTTGACCGCACCCAGAAAATGTTTGAAAAGCAGGCGATTGAAATCGCTCCGCTCGCTTATATGCGTGGCCGCACCCTGAACCACGCTTTCATCATCCTGGACGAAGCGCAAAACACCACGCCGGAACAGATGAAGATGTTCCTGACCCGGATCGGCTTCGGCAGCAAGGCCGTGGTGACCGGCGACGTTACCCAGATCGATTTGCAGCGCGGCCAGAAGAGCGGCCTGATCGACGCCATGAACATCCTGAAAGACGTGCGCGGCATTGCCTTTACCCGCTTCAACAGCAGCGACGTAGTGCGCCATCCTTTGGTAGCGCGCATAGTCGATGCCTACGAGAGCGCGGCGCAGGCGACGCCGGTGGCGTCTACCCACGGCGTCATCGAAGCCGCTGCGCCAGCGCCCGTCAAACCTGCCAAGCCGGTGCAGACCGGCATTACCAAAACAGCTCGCAGCCGCCATGCCGTCAAAAAATAA
- the ybeY gene encoding rRNA maturation RNase YbeY, which produces MPSKNKLSLSVQYPDPRLKDSVPRPQLRRWVQAALLAPAELTIRFVDAEEGRSLNRDYRGKDYATNVLTFAYSEDQEEEDNGVTQADIILCTDVLEREAKEQNKTVVEHAAHLVVHGVLHAQGYDHEDDDEAAEMENLEIEILQALGWPNPYAVS; this is translated from the coding sequence ATGCCGTCAAAAAATAAACTTTCCTTGTCTGTACAGTATCCCGACCCGCGTCTGAAAGACAGCGTACCGCGCCCGCAATTGCGGCGCTGGGTGCAGGCCGCCCTGCTGGCGCCGGCCGAGCTGACAATCCGCTTTGTCGATGCCGAGGAAGGCCGCAGCCTGAACCGCGATTACCGCGGCAAGGATTACGCCACCAATGTGCTGACCTTCGCCTACTCCGAAGATCAAGAGGAAGAAGACAACGGTGTCACCCAGGCCGACATCATTCTTTGCACCGATGTCCTGGAGCGTGAAGCCAAGGAACAAAACAAGACTGTCGTGGAACATGCCGCGCATCTGGTGGTGCATGGCGTCTTGCATGCGCAGGGATATGACCATGAAGACGACGACGAAGCCGCCGAAATGGAAAACCTGGAAATTGAAATATTGCAGGCCTTGGGCTGGCCTAACCCTTACGCCGTCAGCTAA
- a CDS encoding cytochrome b/b6 domain-containing protein, protein MSTSILKKPVVHPLWLRITHWLNALAVIVMILSGWRIYNASPIFPFRIPSEWTLGGWLGGALQWHFAAMWLLALNGLIYLLLNTGSGRLWKKFLPLRPREVVQDMLKALRGKLQHDALDHYNAVQKLAYVSVILDLILLVVSGLAIWKSVQFPILRELMGGFDNARIVHFCAMAFLVAFIVVHIIMVALVPRTLLAMLRGR, encoded by the coding sequence ATGTCAACATCCATACTCAAAAAGCCTGTCGTACATCCGCTCTGGCTACGCATCACACATTGGCTTAATGCACTGGCGGTGATCGTCATGATCCTGAGCGGATGGCGCATCTATAACGCATCTCCGATCTTCCCGTTCCGCATTCCCAGCGAATGGACCTTAGGCGGCTGGCTGGGCGGCGCCTTGCAATGGCACTTCGCGGCGATGTGGCTGCTAGCCTTGAATGGTTTGATTTACCTGTTGCTGAACACCGGCAGCGGCAGATTGTGGAAGAAATTCCTGCCCCTGCGTCCGCGCGAAGTCGTGCAGGACATGCTCAAAGCGCTGCGCGGCAAGCTGCAGCACGACGCGCTTGACCACTACAACGCGGTACAAAAGCTGGCATACGTCTCGGTCATCCTGGACTTGATACTGCTGGTGGTTTCCGGGCTGGCGATCTGGAAATCGGTGCAGTTCCCAATATTGCGCGAACTGATGGGCGGCTTCGACAACGCCAGGATCGTCCATTTTTGCGCGATGGCATTTTTAGTCGCTTTTATCGTGGTGCACATCATCATGGTGGCGCTGGTTCCACGCACGCTGCTGGCCATGCTGCGCGGTCGTTGA
- a CDS encoding molybdopterin-dependent oxidoreductase, translated as MIKKKLGPASLLDTESILKDAQRELALPSRRLFAKRALTLGGLSLLTGCNITDEASVNRMLERISRMNDGVQGWLFDPKRLAPTYTQAEMTRPFPFNAYYGIEDVPDIDGSDYQLEILGLVTNKRPWTLEQLHKMPQNEQITRHICVEGWSAIGRWGGIPFSYFLKMIGADLNAKYIDFQCGDDYHTSIDMATALHPQTQLTLTYDGQILPPKYGFPMKLRMPTKLGYKNPKHIVSMEVTNKYPGGYWEDQGYNWFGGS; from the coding sequence ATGATCAAGAAAAAACTTGGACCGGCCTCGCTGCTCGACACCGAATCCATATTGAAGGATGCGCAGCGTGAACTGGCCTTGCCGTCGCGCCGCCTGTTTGCTAAACGGGCGCTGACCCTTGGCGGCCTGTCGCTGCTGACCGGCTGCAACATTACCGATGAAGCTTCCGTCAACCGCATGCTGGAACGCATCTCGCGCATGAACGACGGCGTGCAAGGCTGGCTGTTCGATCCGAAGCGCCTTGCACCCACTTACACACAGGCCGAGATGACCCGGCCCTTCCCGTTCAACGCGTATTACGGTATTGAGGACGTCCCGGATATCGATGGCAGCGATTATCAGCTGGAAATTCTCGGACTGGTGACCAACAAGCGTCCGTGGACGCTGGAGCAATTGCACAAGATGCCGCAGAACGAGCAGATCACCCGGCATATCTGCGTTGAAGGCTGGAGCGCCATCGGCCGCTGGGGCGGCATCCCGTTCTCTTACTTCCTCAAGATGATCGGCGCCGACCTGAACGCCAAATATATCGATTTCCAGTGCGGCGACGATTACCACACCAGCATCGATATGGCGACCGCACTGCATCCGCAAACCCAGCTGACGCTGACTTACGACGGCCAGATCCTGCCGCCGAAATACGGCTTCCCGATGAAATTGCGGATGCCGACCAAACTCGGCTACAAGAATCCGAAGCACATCGTGTCGATGGAAGTAACAAACAAATACCCCGGCGGTTATTGGGAAGACCAGGGATACAACTGGTTCGGCGGATCGTAA
- a CDS encoding pentapeptide MXKDX repeat protein, translating to MKKSLTILLVTGLMMSAGGVYAQDAMSKDAAPMAKDAMSKDAAPMAKDAMSKDAMSKDSMSKDAMAKPHKKMMHKKDAMSKDAMSKDDMSKDGMAKDEMKK from the coding sequence ATGAAAAAAAGCCTGACAATCCTGTTGGTTACCGGCCTGATGATGAGTGCTGGCGGCGTTTATGCACAAGATGCAATGTCGAAAGATGCTGCGCCTATGGCCAAGGATGCAATGTCGAAAGACGCTGCGCCTATGGCCAAGGACGCCATGTCTAAAGATGCAATGAGCAAGGACAGCATGTCGAAGGACGCGATGGCCAAGCCGCATAAGAAGATGATGCACAAGAAAGACGCCATGTCCAAGGATGCGATGTCGAAGGACGACATGAGCAAGGACGGCATGGCCAAGGATGAAATGAAAAAATAA
- a CDS encoding HlyC/CorC family transporter, whose amino-acid sequence MPEHPSSVKSFDAKPHRSLFERLTALISPEPENRAELLDVLQDAHERNLIDADALSMIEGVFQVSDLSARDIMIPRSQMDMIDVTKPIEDWMPEVLSTAHSRFPAVDGERDKVIGILLAKDLLRYYAEDSFDVRDMLRPAVFIPESKRLNVLLRDFRANRNHMAIVVDEYGGVAGLITIEDVLEQIVGDIEDEYDFDEEEDNILAIRDGDHGGRWRIKALTEIEQFNETLETALVDEDVDTIGGLVANHLGRVPRKGDEFTIDNVHFEVLRADARQVHVLLVEKLSESAKEES is encoded by the coding sequence ATGCCAGAGCACCCTAGTAGCGTCAAATCATTTGACGCTAAACCCCACCGGTCATTATTTGAACGCCTGACCGCACTGATTTCTCCCGAACCTGAAAACCGCGCCGAACTGCTCGACGTGCTGCAAGACGCACACGAACGCAACCTGATCGACGCCGATGCGCTGTCGATGATCGAAGGCGTGTTCCAGGTTTCCGACCTCTCCGCCCGTGACATCATGATCCCGCGTTCGCAAATGGACATGATCGACGTCACCAAGCCCATCGAAGACTGGATGCCCGAAGTCCTGTCGACCGCCCACTCGCGCTTCCCTGCCGTCGACGGCGAACGCGACAAGGTGATCGGCATCCTGCTGGCGAAAGACCTGCTGCGCTATTACGCTGAGGATTCGTTCGACGTCCGCGACATGTTGCGCCCGGCAGTGTTCATCCCCGAATCCAAGCGCCTCAATGTGCTGTTGCGCGACTTCCGCGCCAACCGCAATCACATGGCGATCGTGGTCGATGAGTACGGCGGCGTCGCCGGCCTGATCACGATTGAAGACGTGCTGGAACAGATCGTCGGCGACATCGAGGACGAATACGATTTCGATGAAGAAGAAGACAATATCCTGGCCATCCGCGACGGCGATCACGGCGGCCGTTGGCGCATCAAGGCACTGACCGAGATCGAACAATTCAATGAGACGCTGGAAACGGCGCTGGTGGATGAAGACGTCGACACCATCGGCGGCCTGGTCGCCAATCACCTCGGCCGCGTGCCGCGCAAAGGCGATGAATTCACCATCGACAACGTGCACTTTGAAGTATTGCGCGCCGATGCACGCCAGGTGCATGTCCTGCTAGTCGAAAAGCTGTCAGAATCTGCCAAGGAAGAATCCTGA
- the lnt gene encoding apolipoprotein N-acyltransferase — protein sequence MRFSLTSIKFPFLLALAAIAGAINVFAFAPYGLWPIQLLTLALLIFCLLRIDRTGVGHIKRSALLGWAYGFGWVAHGVYWIYISLHDFGGLPGWLAVLAVAVLALAMGVYTALCAGLSVWLRQRWSASPLLFALAIFPALWGLTEWLRGWLFTGFPWLISGYAHTSGPLSGYAPLVGVYGLGCISAVIAGCLALLPQRKAPVIAAVLALIAGLGLHQINWTSPHGKPISVRLLQGNVPQEEKFNTAQIINSLRLYVDMIRAVPADLIATPETAVPILQTELPPDFLPALSDFSRQTGSNIALGIPYIDGPYRYSNSVIGLAPQDKAVPAFRYDKQHLVPFGEFVPFGFRWFVDMMHIPLGDFQRGAAVQAPFAVKDQWVLPNICYEDLFGDEIAAQLAATHTAGQPTATLLLNMSNIAWFGNTIALPQHLQISQMRSLESGRPMLRATNTGATAVIDPHGVVSAQLAPYSRNTLAVSVQGYSGMTPYILLGNRTLLAAALLMLALSWWRCRTQRGKPEQKRD from the coding sequence ATGCGTTTTAGCCTTACCTCGATTAAATTTCCTTTCCTGCTCGCGCTGGCCGCCATTGCCGGCGCCATCAACGTCTTCGCCTTCGCGCCTTACGGACTATGGCCGATCCAGCTGCTCACCTTGGCGCTGCTGATTTTCTGTCTGCTGCGTATAGACAGAACCGGCGTCGGTCACATCAAACGCAGCGCCCTGCTCGGCTGGGCCTACGGTTTCGGCTGGGTCGCCCACGGGGTTTACTGGATTTATATTTCGTTGCATGACTTCGGCGGCTTGCCTGGCTGGCTGGCGGTACTGGCGGTGGCCGTTCTGGCGCTCGCCATGGGCGTGTATACGGCACTCTGCGCCGGCCTCAGCGTCTGGCTGCGGCAACGCTGGTCGGCTTCGCCGCTGCTGTTTGCACTGGCGATTTTCCCGGCATTGTGGGGACTGACGGAATGGCTGCGCGGCTGGCTGTTCACCGGCTTTCCTTGGCTCATTTCCGGCTACGCCCATACCTCTGGTCCGCTGAGCGGCTATGCGCCGCTGGTCGGCGTGTATGGTTTGGGCTGCATCTCGGCCGTCATCGCCGGCTGCCTGGCGCTGCTGCCGCAACGTAAGGCACCTGTTATCGCCGCAGTATTGGCGTTAATCGCCGGCCTTGGTTTACACCAGATAAACTGGACTTCGCCACATGGCAAGCCGATTTCAGTGCGCCTGCTGCAAGGCAACGTGCCGCAGGAAGAAAAATTCAACACCGCGCAGATCATCAATTCCCTCCGCCTGTATGTCGACATGATCCGCGCCGTACCGGCTGACCTGATTGCAACGCCTGAGACTGCGGTGCCGATTTTGCAAACCGAATTACCGCCGGATTTCCTGCCTGCGCTGTCTGATTTTTCCCGGCAGACCGGTAGCAATATCGCGCTTGGCATTCCTTATATCGACGGCCCCTATCGCTACTCCAACAGCGTGATCGGCCTTGCGCCGCAAGACAAGGCGGTTCCGGCATTCCGCTATGACAAGCAGCATCTGGTGCCGTTCGGGGAGTTCGTTCCGTTCGGCTTCCGCTGGTTCGTCGATATGATGCACATCCCGCTCGGCGACTTCCAGCGCGGCGCGGCGGTACAAGCGCCGTTCGCGGTGAAGGATCAATGGGTGTTGCCGAATATTTGCTACGAAGACTTGTTCGGCGATGAGATTGCGGCCCAACTGGCCGCGACCCATACAGCCGGACAGCCAACTGCGACGCTGTTGCTAAACATGTCGAACATCGCCTGGTTCGGCAATACGATAGCGTTGCCGCAGCATTTGCAGATCTCGCAAATGCGCAGCCTGGAAAGCGGCCGCCCCATGCTACGCGCGACCAATACCGGCGCTACCGCCGTGATCGATCCGCACGGCGTAGTCAGCGCTCAGCTGGCGCCATACAGTCGTAATACGCTGGCTGTATCGGTGCAGGGCTATAGCGGCATGACGCCTTATATCCTGCTCGGCAACCGTACACTGCTGGCGGCTGCGCTGCTGATGCTGGCCTTGAGCTGGTGGCGCTGCCGCACGCAGCGCGGCAAGCCTGAGCAGAAACGGGACTAA
- the glyQ gene encoding glycine--tRNA ligase subunit alpha produces MLTFQQIILKLQDYWDAQGCALLQPYDMEVGAGTSHTATFLRAIGPEPWRAAYVQPSRRPKDGRYGENPNRLQHYYQYQVVLKPAPENILELYLGSLAALGLDLQRNDVRFVEDDWENPTLGAWGLGWEVWLNGMEVTQFTYFQQVGGLDCKPVLGEITYGIERLAMYLQGVENVYDLVWTEWVENGVKKTLSYGDVFHQNEVEQSTYNFEYADTEFLFPLFGNYETQAKRLLEVPLALPAYEMVLKAAHTFNLLDARGAISVTERAAYMGRIRNLSRAVAQAYYDSRAKLGFPMWEITKENADLLLQEFGDEYMAAVAQRAGETA; encoded by the coding sequence ATGCTTACATTTCAACAAATCATTCTCAAATTACAAGATTACTGGGATGCCCAAGGCTGCGCCTTGCTGCAACCCTATGACATGGAGGTCGGCGCCGGCACCTCGCATACGGCGACCTTCCTGCGCGCCATCGGCCCGGAGCCTTGGCGCGCCGCCTATGTGCAACCGTCGCGCCGCCCTAAAGACGGCCGTTACGGCGAAAACCCGAATCGCTTGCAACATTACTATCAATACCAGGTAGTACTGAAACCTGCGCCGGAAAACATTCTTGAGCTGTACCTGGGTTCGCTGGCGGCGCTCGGCCTCGATCTGCAACGCAACGATGTGCGTTTTGTCGAAGACGACTGGGAAAATCCGACCCTGGGTGCCTGGGGCCTGGGCTGGGAAGTCTGGCTGAACGGCATGGAAGTCACTCAATTCACGTATTTCCAGCAAGTCGGCGGCCTCGATTGCAAACCGGTGCTGGGTGAAATCACCTACGGCATCGAACGGCTGGCCATGTATTTGCAGGGCGTCGAAAACGTCTACGACCTGGTATGGACGGAGTGGGTTGAAAACGGCGTCAAGAAGACCCTCAGCTATGGCGATGTGTTCCATCAAAACGAGGTCGAGCAGTCGACCTACAATTTTGAGTACGCCGATACCGAGTTCCTGTTTCCGCTGTTCGGCAACTACGAAACCCAGGCCAAGCGCCTGCTGGAAGTGCCTCTCGCGTTGCCGGCCTACGAAATGGTGTTGAAGGCGGCGCACACGTTCAATCTGCTGGACGCACGCGGCGCTATCTCGGTCACCGAGCGCGCGGCTTATATGGGCCGGATCCGCAACCTGTCGCGTGCGGTAGCGCAGGCGTATTACGATTCACGGGCAAAACTGGGCTTCCCGATGTGGGAGATCACCAAGGAAAACGCCGATCTGTTATTGCAAGAATTTGGAGATGAATACATGGCGGCTGTCGCTCAGCGCGCAGGGGAAACAGCATGA
- the glyS gene encoding glycine--tRNA ligase subunit beta, translating into MSSTLLIEIFTEELPPKALAKLGDAFAMGIFNGLKARDFLEDGALATAFATPRRLAVAISNVRATSLDKTMREKVLPVSVALDAEGKPSAPLVKKLAAIAAQCGKVVITPAELERAPDGKAESFFYSYTAKGVALQEGLQTVLEDSVAKLPIPKVMSYQRQHGHAAGHTVRFVRPAHSLVALHGDQVLPLTLLGLDAGRQTEGHRFLSRGRISLADADSYANTLAEQGKVIASFEHRKEKIRQALLATAGEDKVLMPESLLDEVAALVEWPVVYACKFEDEFLSVPQECLILTMQTNQKYFALTDNAGKLRSRFLIVSNLQTDDPHFIIEGNERVVRPRLSDAKFFFEQDQKKKLAERVPLLANVVYHNKLGNQLQRTERVKALAVAIATLLGGDAALAERAAFLAKADLLTDMVGEFPELQGIMGNYYARHDGEAEHVALAISEHYQPRFAGDALPTTDTSTAVALADKLETLIGIWGIGLQPTGDKDPFALRRHALGILRMLLEKRLPISLTQLLANAAQQFAGNANFKDPGSDVLPFLYDRLRGLLRERGYAQNEIEAVVAQQPEQLANIIERLDAVQAFAALPEAEALAAANKRITNILKKTESVGNTVNKELLRDEAELQLFVAMDALKPEVDAAFAKGDFSTALKALAQLRQQVDAFFNDVMVMAEDEQLRNNRLALLAKLHVMLNQVADISKLAA; encoded by the coding sequence ATGAGCAGCACCCTGTTGATCGAAATTTTTACCGAAGAACTGCCGCCGAAAGCATTGGCCAAACTGGGCGACGCCTTCGCCATGGGCATCTTCAACGGCTTGAAAGCACGCGACTTCCTGGAAGATGGCGCACTCGCGACTGCGTTCGCCACGCCACGCCGTCTGGCTGTCGCCATCAGCAATGTGCGCGCCACTTCCCTTGACAAGACCATGCGCGAAAAAGTGCTGCCGGTATCGGTGGCGCTGGATGCCGAAGGCAAGCCTTCTGCACCGCTGGTCAAGAAGCTGGCCGCCATTGCAGCGCAATGCGGCAAGGTGGTAATCACCCCGGCCGAACTGGAACGCGCCCCCGATGGCAAGGCTGAGAGTTTCTTCTATAGCTACACCGCTAAAGGCGTGGCGCTGCAAGAAGGTTTGCAAACGGTGCTGGAGGACAGCGTCGCCAAGCTGCCGATTCCCAAGGTCATGAGCTACCAGCGCCAGCACGGCCACGCTGCCGGTCACACGGTGCGCTTTGTCCGGCCGGCGCACAGCCTGGTCGCACTGCATGGCGACCAAGTGTTGCCGCTGACTTTGCTGGGCCTGGACGCCGGCCGCCAGACCGAAGGCCATCGTTTCCTGTCGCGGGGCCGTATCTCGCTGGCCGATGCTGACAGCTACGCCAACACATTGGCGGAACAAGGCAAAGTTATCGCCAGTTTCGAGCACCGTAAGGAAAAGATTCGCCAAGCCTTGCTGGCCACGGCTGGCGAAGACAAGGTGCTGATGCCGGAATCGCTGCTCGATGAAGTAGCGGCGCTGGTTGAATGGCCGGTGGTCTATGCCTGCAAGTTTGAAGATGAATTCCTCAGTGTGCCGCAGGAATGCCTGATTCTGACGATGCAAACCAATCAAAAGTATTTTGCCCTGACCGACAACGCCGGCAAGCTGCGTTCGCGCTTCCTGATCGTGTCGAATCTGCAGACCGATGACCCGCACTTCATTATCGAAGGCAACGAGCGCGTAGTGCGTCCGCGCTTGTCCGATGCCAAATTCTTTTTCGAGCAAGACCAGAAAAAGAAGCTGGCCGAGCGCGTGCCGCTGCTGGCCAATGTGGTCTATCACAACAAACTCGGCAACCAGTTGCAACGCACCGAACGCGTCAAGGCGCTGGCGGTGGCGATCGCCACCCTGCTCGGCGGCGATGCCGCACTTGCCGAGCGCGCCGCGTTCCTGGCCAAGGCCGACCTACTGACCGACATGGTCGGCGAATTCCCAGAGCTGCAAGGCATCATGGGCAACTACTACGCGCGCCATGACGGCGAAGCGGAACACGTTGCTCTGGCAATTTCAGAACATTACCAGCCGCGCTTCGCCGGCGATGCGCTGCCGACTACCGACACCAGCACCGCCGTTGCACTGGCCGACAAACTGGAAACCCTGATCGGCATCTGGGGCATCGGTTTACAGCCAACCGGCGACAAGGATCCGTTCGCCTTGCGCCGCCATGCGCTGGGCATCTTGCGTATGCTGCTGGAAAAGCGCTTGCCGATATCGCTGACGCAATTGCTGGCCAACGCCGCCCAGCAGTTCGCCGGCAACGCCAATTTCAAGGATCCAGGCAGCGACGTGCTGCCTTTCCTGTATGACCGTCTGCGCGGCCTGCTGCGCGAACGCGGCTATGCCCAGAATGAAATCGAAGCGGTGGTGGCCCAGCAACCGGAGCAGCTGGCCAACATTATCGAACGACTGGATGCAGTGCAGGCATTTGCCGCCCTGCCGGAAGCAGAAGCGCTGGCAGCGGCCAACAAACGCATTACCAACATCTTGAAAAAGACCGAGAGCGTCGGCAATACGGTCAACAAGGAACTGTTGCGCGACGAGGCTGAACTGCAATTGTTCGTGGCGATGGATGCGCTCAAGCCGGAAGTCGACGCGGCATTTGCCAAGGGTGATTTCAGCACTGCATTGAAAGCGCTGGCGCAGTTGCGCCAACAGGTCGACGCCTTCTTCAACGATGTGATGGTGATGGCGGAAGACGAGCAGTTGCGCAATAACCGCCTGGCGCTGCTGGCCAAGCTGCATGTGATGCTGAACCAGGTTGCCGACATTTCCAAACTGGCAGCTTAA